Genomic window (Phragmites australis chromosome 21, lpPhrAust1.1, whole genome shotgun sequence):
CTACCATAAGGATTGGCACAACAGGAAGACTAGTAAAGATAAATGATTGGCATACCTCAGTGTGCTCCATGAGACCCAAGTTTTGCGTCAAGATCCCTACTTCCATTTAGATCTGAAACTAGATGTTGGAATCAATGTTAGGCAGATTATGATACAACACTAGGGTAGCATGGTAGAAAAAGAACCCAGAAATAAACTGGAAACAGTAAAAAGAAGCACCAGTCTCCTGTAGTGTATAATGTAGAATAAGACAAAAAAGGGATATGTTGAACAAGCCTATTTTCAGTGGAAAACAtgcatctaatttttatttctgCGAGAACTTATGACCCAAAAGGATTTTTGAACAGTACAAACTGGTATTTCTAGAAACTTGGAGCTCAAGGCACCTAAGTGGCTAAGTGAATAACCAAACACAATCCAAATAGATATGAGCAATTCAGGGTTCCTAACACATCTTAATGGTCATAATGTAATGAACATCAGGCTTCTTATCCACTTTTGTAGTAAAATTTGCAAGGTCGTCTTCTGATTAAAGATTATACAGACAACAATTTGCACAGGCAGGAGTGCAGGACACTTGGATAGAATGTATACAATGAATTTTTCTAAGTAACTTTCAAAATGTATAAATAGGTGGCAAAGTCTTACTAAACATCAGGTTTGATATATGAGCAGCTGACTCTGCATGTGACGCACAATTTGACAGCAAAATGGGAGCTTCACTAGTTCCCTAAAATGCCATGCTGGGTTGAAATTCATGTTCGAGCACCATGACCTGTATCCACCATGGCCCTGAGCAGTAAGAAATAGAGTTGACAGATGGAACTGCCTTTTCATCTCCTTGAGAAGGAAGCAGCCATCTGCCTGGGTCACCATGAATCAGCCAGCAAAGAGCTTAGCAGTGGGTTACTTCATTGTCACCAACCAATCATCCAGTCAAATGCCCCTTGGGAGGTTTACAGAAATCATCAATATTCACGACATTTCAGCAACCTTTGGAAAACTTAGATGGCCCTCATTTCCTAGCTCCTTTTCATCCAATTCATCTGTATCTGAACCCAGGTCTTCTGTGGACCCTTGGGTATCGCTCTCTTTTGAAGGAGGAAGTAAAACTGCATTTTTCTTGTAGCCCCATACAAGCATTGAAATGTAGTCCTGTGGTGTTATAAGCCCCTCCTCTCTAATGCAGTTCTGCTGCTCTTCCAATGTATGTTGATCTGTGAGCTTTATATACTCCAGCAAAATCTTCTCATGGTCTGGCCGCCATCCACTTGGTAATGGCGTGTAATCAGGATCAGGAACCATAGACATCCTTGTAAATTGAAGACCATCAATTGAGTCCACAAGGCCCATTCTCAGCAAATTGTGGTACTCTGGTGACTGCCCTTTCTTATCCTTCAATGGCCGACTAAGGTTCCTTGATGCAATCTTATAGACCTTTGCCCTTGACCGCAGCTTGTACTTGGCAGCATATAATTTTGCCAAGGACCCCCTAATAATGTAAGAGCAGAAGTTGACGACCTTCTTGCGGTTATCAGCATAGCGATACCACTCTGCCATCGTCAGTAGAAGCTTATTCATCTGAGAATTTGTGTGAGCTTGTGTGGCATGGAACATACGGAAGCATGGTTGTGGGTCTGGTTCACGGTCTCCTTTTAAAAACTCGAGCTTCCGAAACTGCTTGATGCACTGCTTCAGACTAGCTGTCACCGAGAGCAGTGTACCAACTCCCTTCTCACTGATGATCTTGCCTCCGGTGGCTGTGTAACGTAGGGTTGGGTATACAACTCGACGACACAGGACATGATCAAGGAACATGATCCCTTTGgtgatgtgctcaattgggagGCTCTCGTTATCAAGTTTGATCCTGAACCGCTGGTCACAAAATTCAACTAGCTGCTTCCGGAGCACTGCTGTATCAGCCCTTGGGCCCCTCACACCGATCAAGAAATGCCCACCATACCGAATGTAATCCACCTTCCTTGTCTTGTCAGGGCCACTTGTGGGAACGAACTCCGGCCATGACGTGTTACCCTGCTCAACGCCATCCTCTCCTCCCACAACATCGGACTTGGACGGCTTGTAAAACTCCATAATCTTTTCTTCCATCCACTTATCAAGCTCATCCAGACACACGTTGGCGAGCAATGGGCTCAACACCCCACAATGCCCCCAATCAGGCTGAGTTTGCGCCTCCTGCAGTGCAAACCCAAAGAACGTCTGCAACCAGTAAGGGTCAGGCTTTGGCTCCCCTTCTGGCAGCACCTTCTTCTTCTGGTACTTCCTTTTCGTCTTCTTCTTTGACACAGCATCATCTCCGGGCCTCGCGGTCACCACTTGGGTGAGCAGCGCCGAGCGAATCAAATCCACAACCTTCTTGTCACGCACATCACGGATGAGCGCACCGACTACGAGCGCAGGATCAGGCGAATGCAGGAGCGGGGAGAGGTCGCCCTTGATATACCAGAGGTATGGCGCGAAGCTGCGGCGGATGGTGCGGATGGCGGCGTGCGGGGAGCGCCCGGGACGGAAGGCGAAGGACTTCTGCGAGAACCTCGCCTCGTAGACGGGCTCGAGCAGAAGCAGGAGCAGCTCCTGCACGACGCGGTCCTGGAAAGGCGGCGGGCCGGGGGTGGTGAGGAGGGCGCGGAGCTTGCGCTTGGAGAGGGAGCCAGGGTCCGGCGCGTTGGCGGCGCGCGGGGACTGGAGGAAGGGGGTGAGGCGGTTGCCGAAGCGGAAGCGGGCGTCGAGAACGGCGTTGCGGAGCGCGAGGAGGGAGGCGACCGTGGAGGCCGGGATGGAGGAGCGCGGCAGGTAGGATCCGGTCTCGTCGGCGTAGGCCTTCTGGTAGGCGAGCACCCACAGCTCGAGGCGCGAGAGGAAGGGCGCCAGCGGCTAGGCGGGGCCAGCGGCGGGCGCGGCGCGGAAGGAGGAGACCCACAGCGACGCCGTGATGGCCACCGGGTCGTCGCGGAGGAGCTGCGTCGGGTCCAAGGGGTTCCCGCCGCCGACGCTGATGCCACCTCGGCTGGTGGATGTAGAAGCTGCGGCGCTGGGGTCGGCGACGAACTGGTGGCGGCGGGGTGGAGCGGGCGGGTAGTGAGAAGCAACGGAGGAGAAGGCGCGGAGGCGGAGAAAGGAGGTGAGCAGCGCGCGGCGAGGTGGCGGCATCGGCGTCGTGGGTTTTGGCCTTGTTTGCCGTGTGGATGGGGAAGTGCTAGTGcgtgcacggcggcggcggcggcggcggcggcgcggcggagtTGCTTCCGGCGGGGAGGGGTGCTGGGCCAGCGGGGAGGCTTTTGGGCTTTGACGGGGCAGCCCAATGGGCTTTGGCCCAAAACATCATGAATGAATGCTACGATAGAGCCTGTTTGGTGGAGCTTCCCTAATCCAAATTTTTCAAAAAGAGTAATTCTGTAATGATAGTGATTATATAGCTCAAATGATTCTTTAAGATAAACTCTAcagaaaaaatagtttttttaaaagaagtaAATATGAGAAATGAATCAGAATAAATTACCTTTTTAAGCTCCCAACagctagttcatttcagagaaatACTTCACCAGATTCTACTCGAAaagctaaaaactaaaaactactaTTTAACATAACTCCTGATTCTACTTAAGAAGCTGTTCTGAAAACTCTATCAAACAGGTCCTTCAGTCATTTCCTCCTCTTGATCTCAaacaaaaagaacaaatcaGATCTTGCATATAGATAAATCATCAGCTTATGTACATGAATCACAATAAGTGAAATCTTCAAGTTTAAGGTGCATGATGACTGATGTTACTGCTGGTCATGAAGCGATTACCTAGATCTCACTGGTATCGATAACAACCTCTCTTTCTACAAAGGGAACTGGTTTTACAACTTGTACAGGGTAACAACAGGCAACAGGTGTTCTTGGCTTTGCTCTTTGGCTGATGGTGAACTGGGATGCGTTGAGCCGTAGTATACTGAATCAGTTTCTCTGGTCATGTCCGCATGGCAGTTGGTAGGCGATCAACCCTGCGCTCGAATTGAGTTGGAGTGAGAACAACAGGTTCAACCATTTTGCAAGTACTGAAAATAACAGCTCATGTGCTTCAGAGTTCAGAATGCTTACCTGCCCAATTGGGATAGTTCCGGCTCCTGCAGCAGCAAATCTTGCAGGTTCCCAGCCCTAGCATCACTGTATCCAGTAGAAAAGAGTAAGATTCAGCAACTTCACTGCCAATAAAATTTAGAGGACAGGGTAACGTATTGATCTTAGCACACCTGGAATCAAGAGAGAGTAGTCTATGATGGATTAAGTTATCAAAGCCAACGTAGGTCACAACCAGGCTTCCAGCATCTGGATGCGGCCAGCTTCGGGTAGTAGGAAATCTAAGAACAAATGTTCCTGGCTCCTTTAACAGTTCCGCGGAACTTCTTAGTGCATTCTCAGCTTCCTCTATTGTAATCAACCCCTCTATCCATCTAGGTGCTGTGCACTCCCACAGTTGTTTAATTTTATCCCTTGACAAAGAAGAAGCCACTGGGTATAACCAATACCATAGCCTATCAAATTCGTCTCTTCCAATATCATCACCACAACCAGCAATTCCTCTTAAAACCTCCAGGTCCTGAAACAGTGAATGATATGCAATTACGCATCTATTTCATGCACTAATCACAAAAGTACCTGAGACCATGTATAGAAGTAAAGTTCTACCCGTTCTGACAAACCCCTAAACGTAGAATGGGAGATGTCCATAAATTTTGTTATGACCTCAGGAATGGCAGATGACCAAAGAGCACGTTCATTGTTCTTTGAGATCATGCTCCAAGTATTAGCACCCTCTCGGAGCAATCTCTTCGACATTAATATTTGGTTTCTTGAGAGGGCAGAAGAAATTACAAATTAATGCCCCAATGATATAAGGAGAGGAATCATTTATCAAAATACAAGACCAAGGAGTTTAGTTACCTGTGATGGGAGCATCCACTATACAATGAGACCTGATCTGCAACTTTTACCAAGTCATCTTTGTTAACAGTACGAGCTGCACCTCTAAGAAACTTTGACCGCTCATATGTGCTGTCCAAGCAATATCTGAAAATCACAGCGTCCGAAACAGTTTCAACTTCATCTCCATCTGATCCGCTCCAAGAACTTTCTGCATCAAAGCTGTCGTAGTCGGATGTTGAAGAGTCAGTCCACATGACATTATGTGCTTCTTTGCCTACCACCATCTTTCTGGTATGCTTATTCTGTAAACAGATAACAATGTAAAACCAAGGTGTCACAAACTAAGCATAACCTGACAAGAACTTCAATCAAGCTAATTCATTACCTGTGATATCATTTTGTGTGTCTCTACTGCCTTTGCCATTCCATCACCTTCTGTCTTGGGAAACTTGGATGGATGGAAACACGCTACTGAACTCAACCCATGAGAATGTAAGCTACCATTTACTTTGTCAGCATTAACAAACCCTTGGCCACTATTGAGCAAGTGAATTTCATCCGTTGTTGCAGAACTCACCCGCTTACCAGAACCCAATAGGCGGCTGGTGCGGTTTCGAGATATACAGTGAATTGGTTTGGAATATGCCTCCAGAAAAGGATATCTTCGCATGTGAAGTGTAGAGAAATGAATACGGAAGAGCTTCTTGTCGCATTTAGAAGAGAGCTGGAACAATCAGATGTTATGTCATGGACAAAGATCACACGAATAATACCATAACTTAAAAAATGTAGGGATACACATGGTGTTTTAGATAGCCTGCTATAGCCCAGCTTTGTTGTAGTATGAGCATCACTTGTAGATTGTGGCTACTGTCACGAGCATGTGCAACTGCAGGGCTGAGCACAGGAACCACTATTGTATAACATTTAAGCTTTCTTTAACAGACAGATTTGATATTCAAGATTCAAAAGGTTTTTAATTGCACCTCAAATACAACTTTACATAAGTAGTTGATATGTCGTGTTAGTGTGTTACCATACTAGATATGATATATGGTGATCCTTTTCATCCCATCGCCTACCACTGACTCTCTCTTGCTGCTTAGTGCTAACTGTCCAACAGCTGCACCTGTGCAGCAGCAAATGGCCTAAACTATAGCACAGGTTTggttgttttattttatttctataaaTTTAGCTGATCATACCAGCTATATTGGAGCCTTTGAAGCCACTTTAGTCCTCTGGAGTGGGGAGCAGAAAAGAGAAATAGAGAGAAGAGAGCCTCATCTGAAACTAGGTTATATTTATTGGTCAGACAGACAGGGATGAGAACTCTCTTGGTGCGCGGTGTGGCAACGCCATACACACATCGGCGTGGCAAATACACACATCATAGTATAGGATAGTAGGAAATTGCAAatggcaatgtaaatgtagctcaAAAGTGATAGTCTAGGAATTAGGAAATCAAAATAGCAATgaaaatgtagcacaaaagacatAGAACTCTC
Coding sequences:
- the LOC133903484 gene encoding LOW QUALITY PROTEIN: nuclear intron maturase 2, mitochondrial-like (The sequence of the model RefSeq protein was modified relative to this genomic sequence to represent the inferred CDS: substituted 1 base at 1 genomic stop codon), whose amino-acid sequence is MPPPRRALLTSFLRLRAFSSVASHYPPAPPRRHQFVADPSAAASTSTSRGGISVGGGNPLDPTQLLRDDPVAITASLWVSSFRAAPAAGPAXPLAPFLSRLELWVLAYQKAYADETGSYLPRSSIPASTVASLLALRNAVLDARFRFGNRLTPFLQSPRAANAPDPGSLSKRKLRALLTTPGPPPFQDRVVQELLLLLLEPVYEARFSQKSFAFRPGRSPHAAIRTIRRSFAPYLWYIKGDLSPLLHSPDPALVVGALIRDVRDKKVVDLIRSALLTQVVTARPGDDAVSKKKTKRKYQKKKVLPEGEPKPDPYWLQTFFGFALQEAQTQPDWGHCGVLSPLLANVCLDELDKWMEEKIMEFYKPSKSDVVGGEDGVEQGNTSWPEFVPTSGPDKTRKVDYIRYGGHFLIGVRGPRADTAVLRKQLVEFCDQRFRIKLDNESLPIEHITKGIMFLDHVLCRRVVYPTLRYTATGGKIISEKGVGTLLSVTASLKQCIKQFRKLEFLKGDREPDPQPCFRMFHATQAHTNSQMNKLLLTMAEWYRYADNRKKVVNFCSYIIRGSLAKLYAAKYKLRSRAKVYKIASRNLSRPLKDKKGQSPEYHNLLRMGLVDSIDGLQFTRMSMVPDPDYTPLPSGWRPDHEKILLEYIKLTDQHTLEEQQNCIREEGLITPQDYISMLVWGYKKNAVLLPPSKESDTQGSTEDLGSDTDELDEKELGNEGHLSFPKVAEMS
- the LOC133903868 gene encoding SH2 domain-containing protein A-like isoform X2; amino-acid sequence: MAAPECGGSDGYRDLRGVRVDLNPGTARGGFGGGFAVCFWLYLSSSARPSSVILHQMTAGDDNKLPFLALGEGNKLLLFPLLRLHREAPAPDSSYPWTDTTNLSAISECPLEKWFHIGCEVTENVMRLHIDGDLIAEAHLCSLSDEPDSQDDANQISLVGRDGKLEGYVYNIEVSSVLGTVQEQCAKSPPFKLSIDYSCSDGVEEGDDGVWSIVGGKASCRRNFILEVILINAFGEPVKDKEVVASLVYADNGAVVEKSRDDSEPPLLVTCEGLEYPAISRPLPIIRGRALFKLKISQLSSKCDKKLFRIHFSTLHMRRYPFLEAYSKPIHCISRNRTSRLLGSVACFHPSKFPKTEGDGMAKAVETHKMISQNKHTRKMVVGKEAHNVMWTDSSTSDYDSFDAESSWSGSDGDEVETVSDAVIFRYCLDSTYERSKFLRGAARTVNKDDLVKVADQVSLYSGCSHHRNQILMSKRLLREGANTWSMISKNNERALWSSAIPEVITKFMDISHSTFRGLSERDLEVLRGIAGCGDDIGRDEFDRLWYWLYPVASSLSRDKIKQLWECTAPRWIEGLITIEEAENALRSSAELLKEPGTFVLRFPTTRSWPHPDAGSLVVTYVGFDNLIHHRLLSLDSSDARAGNLQDLLLQEPELSQLGRVDRLPTAMRT
- the LOC133903868 gene encoding SH2 domain-containing protein A-like isoform X1, which encodes MAAPECGGSDGYRDLRGVRVDLNPGTARGGFGGGFAVCFWLYLSSSARPSSVILHQMTAGDDNKLPFLALGEGNKLLLFPLLRLHREAPAPDSSYPWTDTTNLSAISECPLEKWFHIGCEVTENVMRLHIDGDLIAEAHLCSLSDEPDSQDDANQISLVGRDGKLEGYVYNIEVSSVLGTVQEQCAKSPPFKLSIDYSCSDGVEEGDDGVWSIVGGKASCRRNFILEVILINAFGEPVKDKEVVASLVYADNGAVVEKSRDDSEPPLLVTCEGLEYPAISRPLPIIRGRALFKLKISQLSSKCDKKLFRIHFSTLHMRRYPFLEAYSKPIHCISRNRTSRLLGSGKRVSSATTDEIHLLNSGQGFVNADKVNGSLHSHGLSSVACFHPSKFPKTEGDGMAKAVETHKMISQNKHTRKMVVGKEAHNVMWTDSSTSDYDSFDAESSWSGSDGDEVETVSDAVIFRYCLDSTYERSKFLRGAARTVNKDDLVKVADQVSLYSGCSHHRNQILMSKRLLREGANTWSMISKNNERALWSSAIPEVITKFMDISHSTFRGLSERDLEVLRGIAGCGDDIGRDEFDRLWYWLYPVASSLSRDKIKQLWECTAPRWIEGLITIEEAENALRSSAELLKEPGTFVLRFPTTRSWPHPDAGSLVVTYVGFDNLIHHRLLSLDSSDARAGNLQDLLLQEPELSQLGRVDRLPTAMRT